The proteins below come from a single Streptomyces tubercidicus genomic window:
- a CDS encoding type I polyketide synthase, with product MTVSELAANGTAAEPIAIIGMACRYPGGVASPEGLWEFLTADSGAVSDFPTDRGWDLDRLRSDPARAGSSLLDRGGFLDAAEFDAEFFSVSPREALAMHPEQRIMLEVAWETCERAMLDPLSLSGTNTGVFAARLSTEYGPPLHLAPEGPSGLMLTGNTPSALSGRIGYTLGVVGPAITIDTASSGSLVAIHLAVQSLRAGECDLALAGGISTMPAPGHFTEFTKQQGLAPDGRPKPFSADADGTVWSEGAGMVMLARLSDARVKGHQVLAVIRGSAVNSDGATEGLAVPSASAQELLIVRALANAGLSPAEVDAVEAHGSGTRAGDRAEALALTAAYGAERPVERPLWVGSVKSNIGHAQAAAGVAGVIKTVMALRHGVLPGLVHFSSPSRHVDWDGSGVLPLAKSVPWPGGERVRRCGVSSFGISGTNAHVIVEESPDAVSEMVDSSSAVDGSSAVPLVVPSVVPWVVSGRGEAAVRGQAEALLGVVGDERPQDVGYSLAVTRSQFEERAVVLGSGREELVSGLVSLSRGESAALVVRGRAWAQARPVFVFPGQGGQWVGMARELAESSPVFARSLAECEEALGRFVPWSLREVLAGVVGAPGLERVDVVQPVLWAVMVSLARVWRECGVEPAAVVGHSQGEIAAAVVAGALSLDDGARVVARRSQMLVPLAGGGAMMSLSLSAARAREWVARWEGRVEVAAVNSPESVTVSGERQAVDELRVECEAAGVRARMVKVDYASHSSRVDSVRDELLEALDGIRPRAGSVPMVSTVTGKPVEHEELGADYWWQNLRRPVEFEAASRHLLEAGHHVFIEVSPHPVLAFGLEGTVEAAGAGAAVIGTLWREDGGPLRLATSLAQAHVHGVPVDWGAYLAPTRPHRIPLPTYAFQRRHYWLDAPGLSAVDDVAAAVAEPEPQATACGPASPPCDVPKLLAGEVAAVLGLESSAQVAADLSFKALGFESMTGVELRNRLIRATGLRLPSTLIYDYPSPRELTDYLVSVLDSPDPGDAGEAAAPAPAVRDERALDEMDRDELIRLALRKKNGA from the coding sequence ATGACCGTGTCCGAGTTAGCTGCAAACGGTACGGCGGCCGAACCGATCGCGATCATCGGGATGGCCTGCCGGTACCCCGGGGGAGTCGCATCCCCCGAAGGGCTGTGGGAGTTCCTCACGGCCGACTCCGGTGCCGTGTCCGACTTTCCCACCGACCGGGGCTGGGACCTCGACCGGCTCCGCTCGGATCCGGCGCGGGCCGGGTCCAGCCTGCTCGATCGGGGCGGGTTCCTGGACGCCGCCGAGTTCGACGCCGAGTTCTTCAGCGTGTCGCCACGGGAGGCGCTCGCCATGCACCCCGAGCAGCGGATCATGCTCGAAGTGGCCTGGGAGACCTGTGAGCGCGCCATGCTGGACCCGCTGTCGCTGAGCGGGACGAACACGGGCGTGTTCGCCGCGCGGCTGTCCACCGAGTACGGGCCGCCGCTGCACCTGGCGCCTGAAGGCCCCTCCGGGCTGATGCTCACTGGAAACACCCCAAGCGCGCTCAGCGGCCGTATCGGCTACACGCTGGGCGTCGTCGGGCCGGCGATCACCATCGACACGGCTTCCTCCGGCTCCCTGGTCGCGATCCACCTCGCGGTGCAGTCGCTCCGGGCCGGGGAGTGTGACCTCGCGCTCGCCGGCGGCATTTCGACCATGCCCGCGCCGGGGCACTTCACCGAGTTCACCAAACAGCAGGGACTCGCCCCGGATGGCCGGCCGAAGCCGTTCTCCGCCGACGCGGACGGCACCGTCTGGTCTGAGGGGGCGGGCATGGTCATGCTCGCCCGGCTGTCGGACGCACGGGTGAAGGGTCACCAGGTGCTCGCTGTGATCCGCGGATCCGCGGTCAACTCCGACGGCGCGACCGAGGGCCTGGCCGTGCCAAGCGCCTCCGCACAGGAGCTACTGATCGTCCGGGCGCTCGCCAACGCGGGCCTGTCGCCCGCCGAGGTGGACGCGGTGGAAGCGCACGGATCGGGCACTCGGGCCGGTGACCGGGCGGAAGCACTGGCACTCACGGCTGCTTATGGGGCTGAGCGTCCGGTTGAGCGGCCGTTGTGGGTGGGGAGTGTGAAGTCGAATATTGGTCATGCGCAGGCGGCGGCTGGTGTGGCGGGTGTGATCAAGACGGTGATGGCGTTGCGGCATGGGGTGTTGCCGGGGTTGGTGCATTTTTCGTCGCCGTCGCGTCATGTGGACTGGGATGGCAGTGGTGTGCTGCCGTTGGCGAAGTCGGTGCCGTGGCCGGGTGGTGAGCGGGTGCGGCGGTGTGGTGTGTCTTCCTTCGGGATCTCTGGGACGAATGCGCATGTGATTGTTGAGGAGAGTCCTGACGCTGTCTCGGAGATGGTCGATTCTTCCAGTGCGGTTGATGGGTCTTCGGCGGTGCCTTTGGTGGTGCCTTCGGTGGTGCCGTGGGTGGTTTCGGGGCGTGGTGAGGCGGCGGTGCGTGGGCAGGCGGAGGCTTTGTTGGGGGTGGTGGGGGATGAGCGGCCGCAGGATGTGGGGTATTCGCTGGCGGTGACGCGTTCGCAGTTTGAGGAGCGGGCGGTGGTGCTGGGTTCGGGGCGTGAGGAGCTGGTTTCTGGGTTGGTGTCGCTCTCGCGTGGGGAGTCGGCTGCGCTGGTGGTGCGGGGCAGGGCGTGGGCGCAGGCGCGGCCGGTGTTTGTCTTTCCTGGGCAGGGTGGTCAGTGGGTGGGGATGGCGAGGGAGCTTGCGGAGTCTTCGCCGGTGTTTGCTCGGTCTTTGGCGGAGTGTGAGGAGGCTTTGGGCCGGTTTGTGCCGTGGTCGCTGCGGGAGGTGTTGGCCGGTGTGGTGGGGGCGCCGGGGCTGGAGCGGGTGGATGTGGTGCAGCCGGTGTTGTGGGCGGTGATGGTGTCGTTGGCGCGGGTGTGGCGGGAGTGCGGTGTCGAGCCGGCGGCTGTGGTTGGTCACTCGCAGGGGGAGATCGCGGCGGCTGTGGTGGCTGGTGCGCTGTCGTTGGATGACGGTGCGCGGGTGGTGGCGCGGCGGAGCCAGATGCTGGTGCCGCTGGCGGGGGGCGGGGCGATGATGTCTCTGTCGTTGAGTGCGGCTCGGGCCCGTGAGTGGGTGGCTCGTTGGGAGGGGCGGGTGGAGGTGGCCGCGGTCAACAGCCCGGAGTCGGTGACGGTTTCGGGGGAGCGGCAAGCGGTGGATGAGCTGCGGGTCGAGTGTGAGGCGGCCGGGGTCCGTGCCCGGATGGTCAAGGTGGACTATGCCTCGCACAGCAGCCGGGTCGATTCGGTCAGGGATGAGTTGTTGGAGGCGTTGGACGGTATCCGGCCGAGGGCTGGTTCGGTGCCGATGGTTTCCACCGTGACCGGCAAGCCGGTGGAGCATGAGGAACTCGGTGCGGATTACTGGTGGCAGAACTTGCGCCGGCCGGTGGAGTTCGAGGCGGCCTCGCGTCACTTGCTGGAGGCCGGTCACCATGTCTTCATCGAGGTCAGTCCGCACCCTGTGCTGGCTTTCGGTCTGGAGGGCACGGTTGAGGCCGCAGGTGCCGGGGCTGCGGTGATCGGCACTTTGTGGCGTGAGGACGGTGGTCCGCTGCGGTTGGCGACCTCGCTGGCTCAGGCCCACGTCCACGGCGTTCCGGTGGACTGGGGCGCCTACCTCGCCCCGACCCGGCCCCACCGCATCCCCCTGCCCACCTACGCCTTCCAACGCCGGCACTACTGGCTCGACGCTCCCGGGTTGTCGGCAGTCGACGATGTCGCGGCGGCGGTGGCCGAACCGGAGCCGCAGGCCACGGCCTGCGGACCGGCCAGCCCCCCGTGCGACGTACCGAAGTTGCTGGCCGGCGAGGTCGCCGCCGTGCTCGGTCTGGAATCGTCGGCTCAGGTGGCGGCCGATCTGTCGTTCAAGGCGCTGGGCTTCGAGTCGATGACCGGCGTCGAACTGCGCAACCGGCTGATCCGCGCGACGGGACTCCGGCTGCCGAGCACGCTCATCTATGACTACCCGTCACCGCGCGAACTCACCGACTACCTGGTCTCGGTACTCGACTCGCCCGACCCCGGTGACGCCGGGGAGGCCGCCGCCCCGGCGCCTGCGGTCCGTGACGAGCGCGCGCTCGATGAGATGGACCGCGACGAGCTCATCCGGCTGGCGCTGCGCAAGAAGAACGGTGCGTGA
- a CDS encoding amino acid adenylation domain-containing protein, which yields MTRSTIEELAAGCHSLVLRLPGTADPQRLLSAAVSDPVQVWQTPVPAGADEPMARDRRRAESLRPIHQDGPPLRAVALHYTDGTTDLVLVAVRAVIPPAALRRVARLLLDGPGESMPPWPAADRPGLAHRGRLEWGLGDPQLRGVTGSAQIDLTALGGQAGRLLLPAIALAVSRYSGGNRTELGVLDLDNGTGEDIRVHPVDEHPQGSVADFLHRFDQAPLTLHEPPPVGVVLSPAFEEGSYTACLAPVFPLTIQLDSGSARAKCRFDQGIVDASIAQQFCAYVAHLGEQLANSAAQRPLSGLELLPHAERAALLRAGDAGDAALVRGRIDRAFEEVAAKQPEAVALLAGEEELTYRQLDERADAVAAGLRALDIAPGSRIGVCLERDADLVVTLLGVLKAGCAYVPMDPRYPAQRLSFTARNAAMPVIITSAPNFPPVPGTQLLTPRALTQLAGGRTADGTRPVDGGEDPAYVIYTSGSTGTPKGVVVPHRNVLALLQATAEDFALGPDDTWTLFHSSAFDFSVWEIWGCLLTGGRLVVVPYWTTRDTEEFYTLLAEQRVTVLNQTPSAFAQLIRTDQRVCRDLALRLVIFGGEPLDVRMLAPWFARHLASDCRVVNMFGITETTVHVTAQTVTPHEVVVGSRSVGRPLPGWSVSIRDEQGRVLPPGASGEIYVGGAGVASHYLGQDELTQQRFILDESTGERIYRSGDKGRLHLDGRLDHLGRLDNQVKIRGHRIELDEIRTVLLGAPHVTAAAVVVNRDQPDDPASSRIDAYIVLETAGDRAPVLAHAKATLPDYMTPATLTQVTEIPLTINGKPDTTKLPDPLTAPTDPPGTPEPEPATNTIADTILNIWSKHLNTLVNPEDNFFTLGGNSLLVVRVLAEMREQNLPKVSPRQFYSHSTAAQFTELVQQLSETSH from the coding sequence ATGACGAGATCGACGATCGAGGAACTGGCCGCCGGATGCCACAGCCTCGTGCTGCGGCTGCCCGGCACAGCCGATCCGCAGCGCCTGCTGTCCGCGGCGGTATCCGATCCGGTCCAGGTCTGGCAGACCCCGGTGCCGGCCGGTGCCGACGAGCCGATGGCCCGGGACCGCAGGCGTGCCGAGTCCCTGCGGCCGATCCACCAGGACGGCCCCCCTTTGCGAGCCGTGGCCCTGCACTACACCGACGGGACCACGGACCTGGTGCTGGTGGCCGTCCGCGCGGTGATCCCCCCGGCCGCACTGCGCCGGGTCGCCCGGCTGCTGCTGGACGGCCCCGGTGAGAGCATGCCACCCTGGCCCGCCGCCGACCGGCCGGGCCTCGCGCACCGCGGCCGCCTGGAGTGGGGCCTGGGCGATCCCCAGCTGCGCGGGGTCACTGGCAGCGCGCAGATCGACCTCACGGCGCTCGGCGGACAAGCCGGACGGCTGCTGCTGCCCGCGATCGCACTGGCCGTGAGCCGGTACAGCGGCGGGAACCGGACGGAACTGGGCGTGCTGGACCTGGACAACGGCACAGGCGAGGACATCCGCGTCCATCCGGTGGACGAGCATCCGCAGGGCTCGGTCGCGGACTTCCTGCACCGGTTCGACCAGGCACCGCTCACCCTCCACGAGCCGCCGCCGGTCGGGGTTGTCCTGAGCCCGGCCTTCGAGGAGGGCAGTTACACGGCCTGCCTGGCGCCGGTCTTCCCGCTCACCATCCAGCTCGACAGCGGCTCGGCGCGCGCGAAGTGCCGGTTCGACCAGGGCATTGTGGACGCCTCCATCGCGCAGCAGTTCTGCGCGTACGTGGCCCACCTGGGCGAGCAGCTGGCGAACAGCGCGGCACAGCGGCCGCTGTCCGGGCTGGAACTGCTGCCGCACGCCGAACGGGCGGCACTCCTGCGGGCGGGCGACGCAGGCGATGCCGCGCTCGTGCGGGGGCGGATCGACCGCGCCTTCGAGGAGGTGGCCGCCAAGCAGCCGGAGGCCGTGGCGCTGCTGGCCGGCGAGGAGGAGCTGACCTACCGGCAACTGGATGAGCGAGCGGACGCGGTGGCCGCAGGACTGCGCGCACTGGACATCGCACCGGGCAGCCGGATCGGTGTCTGCCTGGAACGGGACGCCGACCTGGTGGTCACCCTGCTCGGCGTGCTCAAGGCAGGCTGCGCGTACGTGCCGATGGACCCGCGCTATCCGGCGCAGCGCCTGAGCTTCACCGCCCGCAACGCGGCCATGCCCGTCATCATCACCTCCGCACCGAACTTCCCTCCGGTTCCCGGGACTCAGCTGCTGACCCCGCGCGCACTGACCCAACTGGCCGGAGGCCGGACGGCGGACGGTACACGCCCCGTCGACGGGGGCGAGGACCCCGCCTACGTGATCTACACATCCGGTTCCACCGGCACGCCCAAGGGCGTGGTGGTGCCGCACCGCAACGTACTGGCGCTGCTGCAGGCCACCGCCGAGGATTTCGCTCTCGGCCCCGACGACACCTGGACGCTGTTCCATTCCAGCGCCTTCGACTTCTCCGTCTGGGAGATCTGGGGCTGCCTGCTCACCGGCGGCCGGCTGGTCGTCGTGCCCTACTGGACCACCCGCGACACCGAGGAGTTCTACACCCTGCTGGCCGAGCAGCGCGTCACGGTGCTCAACCAGACACCGTCCGCGTTCGCGCAACTCATCCGCACCGACCAACGCGTCTGCCGGGACCTGGCCCTGCGGCTGGTCATCTTCGGCGGCGAACCACTGGACGTGCGCATGCTGGCCCCCTGGTTCGCCCGTCACCTGGCCAGCGACTGCCGGGTGGTCAACATGTTCGGCATCACCGAGACCACCGTGCATGTCACCGCCCAGACGGTCACCCCGCACGAAGTCGTCGTCGGCTCACGATCGGTCGGCCGTCCACTGCCGGGGTGGTCGGTGTCCATCCGCGACGAACAAGGACGGGTGCTGCCGCCCGGGGCCTCCGGCGAGATCTACGTCGGCGGCGCCGGAGTGGCCAGCCACTACCTCGGCCAAGACGAGCTGACCCAGCAGCGGTTCATCCTCGACGAATCCACCGGCGAACGGATCTACCGCAGCGGCGACAAGGGCCGGCTGCACCTCGACGGCCGCCTGGACCACCTCGGCCGACTCGACAACCAGGTCAAGATTCGCGGACACCGCATCGAACTCGACGAGATCCGCACCGTGCTGCTGGGCGCACCCCATGTGACCGCCGCGGCCGTCGTCGTCAACCGCGACCAGCCCGACGACCCCGCCAGCAGCCGGATCGACGCCTACATAGTCCTGGAGACAGCAGGCGACCGCGCACCCGTACTCGCGCACGCCAAAGCCACACTCCCCGACTACATGACACCCGCGACGCTCACCCAAGTCACCGAAATCCCGCTGACCATCAATGGGAAGCCCGACACCACCAAACTGCCCGACCCGCTCACCGCACCGACCGACCCACCCGGCACCCCCGAACCCGAACCGGCCACCAACACAATCGCTGACACCATCCTGAACATCTGGAGCAAGCACCTCAACACTCTGGTGAACCCCGAGGACAACTTCTTCACCCTCGGCGGAAACTCACTCCTCGTCGTCCGAGTCCTCGCCGAAATGCGGGAACAAAACCTACCCAAGGTCTCACCCAGGCAGTTCTACAGCCACTCCACCGCGGCACAGTTCACCGAACTCGTCCAACAACTCAGTGAGACCAGCCACTGA
- a CDS encoding SDR family oxidoreductase produces MRLTGKTVIVTGAARGLGRALALRFADEGADLLLLDITQDLADVPYPLGSSGQLEHTADLCRRAGAAIVTAAVDVRDTRQCAQAVDQALDRFGTVDVLVNNAGIASPSGKIAHDITEQEWSLMLDIDLSGAWRMMKAVAPVMVQRKFGSIINVSSTAGTVGYRHFASYVAAKHGLIGLTKAAALDYAPMRVRVNALCPGSIRDDPVLEGRMLAEIARSLEVPVADHERIFVRDQPMNALIEPSDIANAALWLATDESRQVTGSVLTVDGGFTSR; encoded by the coding sequence ATGCGGCTGACCGGCAAGACCGTGATCGTCACCGGCGCGGCCCGCGGCCTGGGCCGGGCGTTAGCGCTCAGGTTCGCCGACGAGGGAGCCGACCTGCTGCTGCTGGACATCACCCAGGACCTGGCCGACGTGCCCTACCCGCTCGGATCGTCGGGCCAGTTGGAACACACCGCGGACCTGTGCCGACGCGCGGGCGCCGCGATCGTGACCGCCGCCGTCGACGTGCGCGACACCCGGCAGTGCGCGCAGGCGGTCGACCAGGCGCTGGACCGGTTCGGCACGGTGGACGTGCTGGTCAACAACGCCGGAATCGCCTCGCCCTCGGGGAAGATCGCCCACGACATCACCGAGCAGGAGTGGTCGCTCATGCTCGACATCGACCTCTCCGGCGCCTGGCGGATGATGAAGGCGGTCGCACCGGTGATGGTCCAGCGCAAGTTCGGCAGCATCATCAACGTGTCCTCGACCGCGGGAACGGTCGGATACCGGCATTTCGCGAGCTACGTCGCAGCCAAGCACGGGCTGATCGGACTGACCAAGGCCGCAGCCCTGGACTACGCCCCGATGCGGGTTCGGGTGAACGCGTTGTGCCCCGGCTCGATCCGCGACGACCCGGTGCTGGAGGGCCGGATGCTCGCCGAGATCGCCCGATCGCTGGAGGTGCCGGTTGCCGACCACGAGCGGATCTTCGTCCGGGACCAGCCGATGAACGCGCTGATCGAGCCGTCCGACATCGCGAACGCGGCACTGTGGCTCGCGACGGACGAGTCCCGCCAGGTCACTGGCAGCGTGCTGACCGTGGACGGCGGCTTCACGTCCCGATGA
- a CDS encoding thioesterase II family protein, protein MGAQQLLLACLPFAGSGAGFFREWEKLDVSEVAVLPVQLPGREERFLDDPFTEVGDAVAELTPRIVSSAGEGADIALFGHSLGAVLAYEIARELERTGHLGLRHLFVSGSPGPHNGRTERATGLADEEFLAGVQRFAGYRHAAFDDPELVEVLLPTLRADVQMHEDYRATSTEPLSVPITALRGEDDELVSREQAEQWAKVTRGPFAYRELPNGHMYLVDEPERLLRVIAGSPACG, encoded by the coding sequence ATGGGTGCACAGCAGCTTCTTCTCGCCTGCCTGCCTTTCGCCGGCAGTGGCGCCGGTTTCTTCCGGGAATGGGAAAAGCTAGATGTATCGGAAGTCGCTGTGCTTCCGGTCCAGTTGCCGGGGCGCGAGGAGCGATTCCTGGACGACCCGTTCACCGAGGTCGGCGACGCCGTAGCCGAATTGACGCCCAGGATCGTGTCCAGTGCCGGCGAGGGTGCGGACATCGCGCTGTTCGGGCACAGCCTCGGCGCGGTGCTCGCCTACGAGATCGCCAGGGAACTCGAACGGACCGGCCACCTCGGGCTCCGTCACCTGTTTGTCAGTGGATCACCGGGGCCGCACAACGGACGGACCGAGCGGGCGACCGGCCTGGCCGACGAGGAGTTCCTGGCCGGGGTGCAGCGGTTCGCCGGCTACCGGCATGCGGCCTTCGACGATCCCGAACTGGTCGAGGTCCTGCTCCCGACGCTGCGCGCCGACGTGCAGATGCACGAGGACTACCGGGCGACCAGCACCGAGCCGCTCTCGGTGCCGATCACCGCGCTGCGCGGCGAAGACGACGAACTCGTCTCCCGGGAACAGGCCGAACAGTGGGCCAAGGTGACGCGGGGTCCGTTCGCCTACCGGGAACTGCCCAACGGCCACATGTACCTGGTCGACGAGCCCGAGCGGTTGCTGCGTGTGATAGCCGGGAGTCCGGCATGCGGCTGA
- a CDS encoding beta-ketoacyl synthase N-terminal-like domain-containing protein has translation MSTLQPPVTQTERILAEIWCDVLELDEVGVLDNFFEVGGYSMLMQLVREQIAQRIGIRPKLPELFIYSTIRSCAAFLDGSTQEHEPDPLTQERAGESDSADPGAGGRDTDIAVIGLACRFPDAVDADQFWGNLVSGVDSVSRFPKKSFPSPGGITREYVPAGGLLQAPEWFDAGYFGYTPREALLTDPQHRVLLECSLEAIEGAGYDPDRFPGLIGIYAGSSLSTYTETLRARQQEDASITSWDILTGTTSDYLASRVAYKLGLRGPTANVQAACATSLYAVHFAARAVLSGECDLALAGGTSVRLPAALDNYRVGGITSPTGTCRPFDAAADGVIGGQGCGIIVLKRLSEAIADGDHIHAVLRGSAVNNDGRDRAGFTAPGVRGQVEVIRAAQRAADVTPSSITYLEAHGTGTRVGDPIEVAGLNHAFADGEPREQPCLLGSVKGNIGHTDAAAGIAGFIKTVLAVERGIIPPSLHYSEPNPDIDFAAGPFTVVTEPTPWEPAGLPRRAGVTSRGLGGGNAHVVLEQPPSPLPREHSAQDQVLVLSAHTPAALDELTARIAGRLTDHPELDLRDVAWTLQVGRRLHGHRRYAVVRDRQDALRVLSGDAPERLVTGDHARDGRAVALLVPETDAAQAVQHWTALGLKPDLTLTPDSSDAQIRAALDTPGRLFLEIGDSQLSARLREHPQWTPDHIAITVTDPLAALGELWLAGLPINWAAAHAEQPRRVPLPSYPFQRQRYLLEAGPIAQPTAPTADAEPDTELDTKLDTEQTVSKLFTQMLGLSDVDPQDNFFDLGGDSLVATELVGQLEQLLPVQLEVRSMYLAPSVRELTALLEEQMRDDPAVRRG, from the coding sequence GTGAGCACCCTCCAGCCCCCAGTCACCCAAACCGAGCGGATACTCGCCGAAATCTGGTGTGACGTCCTCGAACTCGACGAGGTCGGCGTACTCGACAACTTCTTCGAAGTTGGCGGGTACTCGATGCTCATGCAACTGGTGCGAGAGCAGATCGCGCAGCGTATCGGCATTCGGCCGAAACTGCCGGAGCTGTTCATCTACTCCACGATCCGGTCCTGTGCCGCCTTCCTTGACGGCTCGACACAGGAGCATGAACCGGATCCACTTACGCAGGAGCGGGCCGGAGAATCGGACTCCGCTGACCCAGGAGCCGGCGGGCGTGATACGGATATCGCCGTCATCGGACTGGCCTGCCGTTTCCCGGACGCCGTGGATGCGGACCAGTTCTGGGGCAACCTCGTGTCCGGTGTTGACAGTGTCAGCCGTTTCCCCAAGAAAAGCTTCCCCAGTCCCGGCGGCATAACGCGGGAATACGTTCCGGCAGGTGGACTGCTGCAGGCGCCGGAATGGTTCGACGCGGGTTACTTCGGGTACACCCCGCGTGAGGCCCTGCTCACCGACCCCCAGCATCGGGTCCTGCTGGAGTGCTCGCTGGAGGCGATCGAGGGCGCCGGCTACGACCCCGACCGATTCCCGGGCCTGATCGGCATTTACGCCGGGTCCAGCCTGTCCACCTACACGGAGACCCTGCGGGCCAGGCAGCAGGAAGACGCCTCGATCACCAGCTGGGACATCCTGACCGGCACCACCAGCGACTACCTGGCCAGTCGCGTTGCCTACAAGCTGGGTCTGCGGGGACCGACCGCCAACGTGCAGGCGGCCTGCGCGACCTCGCTGTACGCCGTGCACTTCGCCGCTCGGGCAGTGCTGTCCGGTGAGTGCGATCTGGCACTGGCCGGCGGCACTTCGGTACGTCTGCCCGCCGCACTGGACAACTACCGGGTCGGCGGCATCACCTCGCCCACCGGCACCTGCCGCCCGTTCGACGCGGCCGCCGACGGGGTGATCGGTGGCCAGGGCTGCGGGATCATCGTGCTCAAGCGGCTGTCCGAGGCCATCGCCGACGGAGACCACATCCATGCCGTGCTGCGCGGCTCCGCGGTCAACAACGACGGCAGGGATCGTGCGGGGTTCACCGCGCCGGGAGTGCGCGGGCAGGTCGAGGTGATCAGGGCCGCCCAACGCGCCGCGGACGTGACTCCCTCGTCCATCACCTACCTTGAGGCACACGGCACCGGCACCCGAGTGGGAGACCCGATCGAGGTCGCCGGACTGAACCACGCGTTCGCCGACGGGGAACCGCGCGAGCAGCCGTGCCTGCTCGGCTCGGTCAAGGGCAACATCGGGCACACCGACGCCGCCGCCGGCATCGCCGGATTCATCAAGACCGTGCTCGCCGTGGAACGCGGAATCATCCCACCGAGCCTGCACTACAGCGAGCCGAACCCGGACATCGACTTCGCGGCGGGCCCGTTCACCGTGGTGACCGAACCCACGCCGTGGGAGCCCGCCGGACTGCCGCGCCGGGCCGGTGTCACCTCGCGCGGCCTGGGCGGCGGCAACGCACACGTCGTGCTGGAGCAGCCGCCGTCACCGCTGCCCAGGGAGCACAGCGCGCAGGACCAGGTACTGGTGCTGTCCGCGCACACCCCGGCGGCCCTCGACGAGCTGACCGCCCGCATCGCCGGCCGACTGACCGATCACCCCGAGCTCGATCTGCGGGATGTGGCGTGGACGCTGCAGGTCGGCAGACGACTGCACGGCCACCGCCGCTACGCGGTGGTGCGCGATCGGCAGGACGCACTGCGAGTGCTCAGCGGGGACGCGCCCGAGCGGCTGGTCACCGGCGACCACGCCCGGGACGGGCGAGCCGTGGCCCTGCTGGTGCCCGAGACGGACGCCGCGCAGGCGGTGCAGCACTGGACGGCGCTCGGCCTGAAGCCGGACCTCACTCTGACCCCGGACAGCAGCGACGCCCAGATCCGGGCCGCTCTGGACACCCCGGGTCGGCTGTTCCTGGAGATCGGCGACTCACAGCTGTCCGCACGGCTGCGGGAGCATCCGCAGTGGACGCCGGACCACATCGCCATCACGGTCACCGACCCACTGGCAGCACTGGGAGAGCTGTGGCTCGCCGGGCTGCCGATCAACTGGGCGGCAGCCCACGCAGAGCAGCCCCGAAGGGTGCCCCTGCCCAGCTACCCGTTCCAGCGGCAGCGCTACCTGCTGGAGGCGGGGCCCATCGCACAGCCGACGGCGCCCACCGCGGACGCCGAACCGGACACCGAACTGGACACCAAGCTGGACACCGAACAGACGGTGTCCAAGCTGTTCACTCAAATGCTCGGCCTGTCGGACGTCGACCCGCAGGACAACTTCTTCGACCTCGGCGGGGACTCGCTGGTCGCGACCGAGCTGGTGGGCCAACTCGAACAGCTGCTGCCGGTGCAACTGGAGGTGCGCTCGATGTACCTCGCGCCATCGGTGCGCGAACTCACCGCACTGCTCGAAGAGCAGATGCGCGACGACCCGGCGGTGCGCCGTGGCTGA
- a CDS encoding thioesterase II family protein: MIERAPAPSTVVATLYCFPHAGGAAGEYARWVEHIPGLRLVAVQPPGRAHNIGQSALTSMPQLVSEIVAQVRFTPPFALFGHSLGALVAFEVARALQPKPLRLFVSSCPPPPLSVSDQPLHLLDDAELHAEIERRWGPLPAATTSDKDLLAAALACYRADLQVLETYEHVPGPRLHSPITAIAGATEAKGGAWQAGWREHTDGAFESCVRPGGHFHTRQDPEGLGRLLSDTVRSDLIRAERDVIG; this comes from the coding sequence GTGATCGAGCGTGCCCCGGCACCCTCTACCGTCGTCGCCACCTTGTACTGCTTTCCACACGCAGGTGGTGCGGCCGGGGAGTACGCGCGGTGGGTGGAGCACATCCCCGGCCTGCGCCTAGTGGCCGTCCAACCACCCGGCAGGGCACACAACATAGGGCAGTCGGCGTTGACCTCGATGCCGCAACTGGTGAGCGAGATCGTCGCGCAGGTGCGGTTCACCCCACCGTTCGCCCTGTTCGGCCACAGCCTGGGCGCGCTCGTCGCGTTCGAGGTGGCCAGGGCGCTGCAGCCGAAGCCACTGCGGCTCTTCGTCTCATCGTGCCCGCCTCCGCCACTTTCCGTATCGGACCAGCCGCTGCACCTGCTCGACGATGCCGAGCTGCACGCCGAGATCGAACGACGTTGGGGACCGCTGCCCGCGGCAACCACATCCGACAAGGACCTGCTCGCCGCCGCGCTGGCCTGCTACCGGGCCGACCTGCAGGTACTGGAAACCTATGAGCACGTGCCCGGCCCGCGGCTGCACAGCCCCATCACCGCCATCGCCGGCGCGACGGAGGCGAAAGGCGGTGCCTGGCAGGCCGGTTGGCGCGAGCACACCGACGGAGCCTTCGAGTCGTGTGTGCGGCCAGGAGGCCACTTCCACACCCGGCAGGACCCCGAAGGCCTGGGCAGGCTGCTCAGTGACACCGTGCGGTCCGATCTGATCCGAGCCGAGCGAGACGTGATCGGATGA